A stretch of DNA from Enoplosus armatus isolate fEnoArm2 chromosome 15, fEnoArm2.hap1, whole genome shotgun sequence:
GGCTCATTCCCACAGATTTTCCCAAACCTCTgctgaacattttgttcttgGAGGGTTTTGCAGACACTCGTTAAGTCTTTTGATCAGGCACCTGAAGTTACCTCAGAGGTGACCTTTGAGTCCTGTGTGGTACTAAGGGCTACAGCCTGCTGTCACAGAAGTAACACTGACTGGTGTTACACCCCACTGAGAACAACATTACATAATGGTGTATAGCAGGGTCACATGGGGAAATTATCACAGGCCCTGTGAAAGTGCAATATGTGTCGCTCAGTCCAGAGTGGTGCAGACTACTTCAGTGATGTTTTATGGAAGTGGAAGGGTTATTCAGTGTTAAGTGGTTGTTCGTTTCTCAAACCTCTCTCTAATTAACATCTCATACCTATTGGAGAGAAAAGGCTATCTGATTGTCAAGTGTGTGCCAGCATGCATGAAGAACACAAATATTGTATGTTGTAtatatagaaaaacaaagaggaatcAAGTTTTTTTACTTATACAAGACTTTATCATCAACAGATACATTACCCAGCAGGAGATATTCACAGACAtctttaaaaatatgaatacattttcactcTTTTAATCGGTATACATcctgtacattaataaatagTATGCCATGACATCGGTGTGTACAGTCAGAAACATTCATTAACAGAAATACATTCTTCAGAGCCAGGAGGCCATGTTTTGAAATCCAGATTAGTGCAGGTTGCTGTGGTGATTTGGACTGATGAaaccatctgtgtgtgcagcattgAGTGTATAGCATTACAAAGCAACTATTTACAAGTTAAAGCAAGCATAACATCATCACTTATAGATAGCTCACTGATCCTCTTTGTCCAAAAGAGTGCATGATACAAATTAGatcacttttattattattttttttttatttttacatctgTTGCATTatcttatacatatatataaagaaaaggCTATTTTAGAAACTTTCTTGTTgaatagtgtgacattttgtcacattttgttcacACACCGTCATGCACTGTAAAGTCACCCATGAAAATGCTTTCCGCTGGGCACCCATGCAGCCTCACCATGTTCTTAATTTGAAACTATAACAATTTCAAACTTCTAGCAAATCAATAAACAAGACAAGACTAACATAATATAACTTACATTGTGCATGTTTGATTTAACCATTGAAGAAGTCACTCTGCTTGTTCCCACTGAACAGTTTAGGGAACAATTTGTGCCACAGATGACTGTGAATCCACAGCGCAACTAATACTCAAACTTGAACTTTTATGTGTGaatggtgaaaaatgaaaacttaCTCAACCGTCCCAGCTGTTTTTGTTACTTACCAAAGTTGAGTATTTGAACACAGTTGAACATAAATCTGCTACATGTTTTGTATGATTGAATCCACAGATTAATGCATTGTCCCCACTCAGCTGTAATAAACAGAAAAGGCCCTGTACTgagtgtgactgacagcagtgcACCTGAGATGGCTGAAATCAGCAGTGCTTCAATGGTACACAGTTCACAAGACTCAGAATGCTGAGGTGTTTTATGGCcactgacatgttgttttttacagCAACACCAAACAGCTTTCTTTGTCTGATGCACCAAAGTGATACTTTAAATGCACTGCATAAGTGACCACTAAACATTTAGTGATACCTTCTCAAACCCTCCTTATGTTTTCCCCCCTGATGATGTATGTTAAGTAGCAAGAGCCTGCAGCTTGAATAATGTTGATCATTTAACAAGAATAAAGTATAATTACATAAATTAGACATAATGATACGTATCTTGGAAATGCACAATCTCAGTCTCACAGTCCTTAAAAATCAACTTGCTTTGTGGCTCCCACATACCAAACGCCAACCTTGATGTTGAAACCCACTGTTGTGTAGTACATGGCTCCACAGGAATATTAATTATCTTCATGTCAGGGACTGTACCCCAACCCCATCTGCCCTTCCTGGCAGCATCAACATGGCAAGGACTTGAACTTCCAAGATACGGGGCATTCAGCATGTCAAAAATTAATAACAGAAGTACTTTTTAAATCTTCACACTCTGTCcaaaaaaattacataaatcacatccaaacataacacacaatacacacatgcaaatactctctctctctctctctctctctctctcacacacacacacacacacacacacacacgctgcaccTCTGCCCCTCTCTAAAGGAGTACAGAGAAGTGCCACAAGTTCTACAGTGCTTTCTTTGTCATCCAGAATATGAATACAATATAAGGCAATTGTAGATGTCTACgatatttatatgtatgtgtgcgtgtgtacggGCATGCGCAAACCCTGCTGTTCACATTTGGATCAATATAAGCACTTCAGGCTAGCGCGTATTTTGCACTCCACCAgtccagcttttcaaatgctgctgtgtgaataGTGGATGGCACTTGCTGATACAATCCAACAAGAAAATTAACAGTTTGAGAAAAATCGAAGTTCTATTGATGCATGTTGACAAAGTGAGCAGAGGCCTGCAGCTCGCGcgtttctcctcctgtttctttcAGTCTCAGTCAAACAAAGTGCTGCGCTCACATGAACAGAACAGTTTCCCCCAAGACAGGCAGAACTAATGGCTTTTACGTCAGTGTTATCAATTTATGAATGTCCAGACATTTTGACAGCTATACGTTTAGAAGCTGACTGTGGATTCCGTCCAGCCGTTGGAGCCGTCTCCCTTCATGGTGCTGGCCGTGCGGCCTCGTGGAGGCTGGCTGTCCGTCAGGCCGAAGAGGCGAGCCGCTGCGCCCCGGTATTTCCAGGACATGGTGTTATAGAGGATGGGGTTGATGGCGGCACTCAGGTAGAAGAGAACCACGGACACCAAGCTGCAGTACTCGGACAACAAAGACAGCAGCGGGGACGGAGCGTCCAGAGAGCGGAACTGCAGGTAGCGACCCACATGGAACGGCAACCAGCACAGGACAAAggccaacaccaccaccactggaggaggaagagcaggtgatgagaaggagggaaggcagagaggagatgggTAGAGAAGGAGGTGGATGAAGGATGAGGAGAGAATGACAAAGCTTTGCTACTAAATCTAGATGTAAATGTCCTCCTGTCTTACACAGCCTGTTGACTAAAGCTGAAACCCAGACCTTGGTTTGCTCATTGATTGATTGCACCCTTGTATAAGTTGACAAATGTGAAGTTATGCGTGTGCGTCATTTGCTCTCCAGACTTACCCAGCATCTTGATGGTctgtctgttgcttttgtcCCGGTGAGCCACGCGGGAGCtgatgtttgtctctctgtgtctctgccacaGCCGGCGACCTATGAGGCTGTAGAGCACTGTGAGGCAAAACACCggcatgaagaagaaaacagagctCAGCCACACCATGGCCCCCATCAGGCCTGACTCTACTGCGTAGTGCGTCATCTTACACTCCCGGGTGTCCCCGGCCTCCAGGAAGAAGTTAGTCTCATTCATTCCCAAACTGAAATTTATCGGCCACATGCTGTCACGCTCCACTCCCACCATGACAAACACAGGTCCGGCGCTCAATAGAGACACTGTCCAGAGTAGAAGAATGAGGGCACGCACCCGCCTTTTGGTGACCAGGGCCTTGGCACGCAGCGGGAAACAAATGGCCAGGTAGCGCTCCACTGACAGAGCGGTGATGCTCAGGATGGTGGAGTAGGTGCATGACTCTGACACGAACTGAAAGAGCTTGCAGAGCGCATCCCCAAACCGCCAGGGCCTGTACCTCCACATGCGGTACAGGTCCAGCGGCATACAGAGGAAGATGAGCAGGTCTGATACGGCCATGCTACACAGGTACAGGTTGGTGGTAGTGCGCATGTCCCGGTACTTACTGACCACTAAAATGGTCATGACATTCCCGGCCACCCCGACCAGAAACAGCAGCGTGCAGGCGACGGTGATGACCGTGAGGAGAGGGATCGAGTAGTAATTGAGAGGAGGGAGGCCAAGGTCAGCGTTCCTTGTGGCGTTGTGGGTCTCCTCCCAGCTGCAGTTAAGGGAGAGGCACTCCGAGAGATTGGGCCAAGGGGGCATGCTGTCGGTTATTCACCCCGGGTCTGGGACTCATGAAGCCCCTTGGCGCTTCCCTTTTCTCCCATCATCAGTATGTGAGTTGCGGGGGTAATGGCAAAGGTCGGCAGCTGTGCGTAAAAACAGATCATTGCGCGCTGTTGCAAACAATCTTGTGTAACCGCTGTTCACAGTGAAGGTGAAACAAGTCACTATTCTGAGCGGACAAAGTCCGTCTGAGATCCTCCAGGGGACAGAGAGTCCtctccaaacacaaacatgaggCTATTTTAGGTCGATCCAAATGATCCACTTCACCTCTGAAGTGGTCCAACACTGTTTGGTGCTGAATGTACTTGTTCAAAAGAGGAGTGGGCGTGTTagtcacaaaacaaatgacacgcTGGATGTTTGTAAGCTAAACATCGCCAAGCGAAATTGGTGCGGGGGTGTATTCCAATCAAAACAGatgcagcaggaaaacacagcacaaacaatctagaatatatttttgaaaTGTCTAACTTAAAGACAAGTTATCTCCCGCAtcctttctgtctgtgagcCACCAGCAGATGAGTCCgttgggaaaataaaacatgagaatCTCTCATGCGCCAAAGAGTCCAAAAGAGTTCCCATCACCGGCTGCGcgtcagacacaaacacaacagtggaTCGGTTGACGAGTTGCACCGGGCAGCATGTGAGAGTGAGTCAGAGGCAGGGTCGTAATGATGCGGCAGCAGCGGTGAACATCTGTCCTGGGAAAGGCACCGGagctcaaactcaaacacacacaaacggatAAACAACAACCAGAgtgaaaataaatactgtatgacGGAACGGAGACAGTTTTATAAAAGTCACAAGCACCACGAAGGAACGACGCAATGTCAACAAAATCATGCAAACAGGACTTCAAAAAATGTAAGTAGAATAAAGTGGTTGAGAATGACAAAGAAATTCACCCGGGCTTTCCAAATCTGCTCCTCTAGTTGTGGTGCATATCCATTATGTGGATCCTGACTCCCAGTGCGCAAAACGTCATATACAGGTGAAGTGGGGCTGCTCAAGGGAGGGTGGTGTGGGGGTCTACAGCGAGTCCAGTGCTGCAACGCCACCTACGGGTGCGTTTAGGGCAGTGATGGCAATACTGAGCAgtttcagaaaatgtgttcacCACCAAGTCTTTCAGAGAGCATATAGGGAAAGAAGAGCGACCTTTCAGAAACTCTTCCAAATGTCCTTGAGTAAGACTCCAAATAACCACCTGCTCCAGACGTGGGGCTGATCCTGCCAGGGGGTGAGTAAAAAGGATATTTCCAAAAGGGGTCAATTTAGTCATCATCATGAAAATGATTATATCTGGCTTTGGCTCCTTAAAATTATCCACATATTGAAATGATTTTTTAAGTAACGGTAACGGTTTAGAAAGTACAGCTTTTGCCTGGTGGGATATCAAATCGTCGAGGCTTAATGTCTCAGAACTGCACTCTGCCCAGAAAGAATCATATAATACCACGGTCACAAAGAACCTAATTGCATTATAGTCAATCTGAAGCCCAGATTTAATCCAAGGCTCTGCACAATGAGAACAGGGGCCGTAATGCGGCAGAGTGAGTATAAACCATTTGCAACATGTGTCACATCCCACCTGCTGTAGAGTTTATTGCTGGGTTAGACACATAAAGTACATTGTGTGCACAGTATATGGAGAATATTTATGTTTCAGCCAGATTAAAACTGTTGCATACTGCAGAGTCACCTCAGTAACTCCTTATAGTCAGAGTGCAGTCTCTTTA
This window harbors:
- the ghsra gene encoding growth hormone secretagogue receptor a, with protein sequence MPPWPNLSECLSLNCSWEETHNATRNADLGLPPLNYYSIPLLTVITVACTLLFLVGVAGNVMTILVVSKYRDMRTTTNLYLCSMAVSDLLIFLCMPLDLYRMWRYRPWRFGDALCKLFQFVSESCTYSTILSITALSVERYLAICFPLRAKALVTKRRVRALILLLWTVSLLSAGPVFVMVGVERDSMWPINFSLGMNETNFFLEAGDTRECKMTHYAVESGLMGAMVWLSSVFFFMPVFCLTVLYSLIGRRLWQRHRETNISSRVAHRDKSNRQTIKMLVVVVLAFVLCWLPFHVGRYLQFRSLDAPSPLLSLLSEYCSLVSVVLFYLSAAINPILYNTMSWKYRGAAARLFGLTDSQPPRGRTASTMKGDGSNGWTESTVSF